A window from Bacillota bacterium encodes these proteins:
- the tyrS gene encoding tyrosine--tRNA ligase — protein sequence MGLLSAAEQYEILAENTAEIITEEEFKKKLERSVTEKKPLRCKLGIDPSAPDLHLGHAVVLHKLRQFQELGHHIIIILGDFTGMVGDPTGRSETRKQLTEAEVMANARTYQEQIFHILDKDKTELVFNSQWLAKLTFADVIRLASSLTVARMMEREDFTKRYQENIPISIHEFFYPLMQGYDSIAIRADIEFGATEQKFNLLMGRQLQRDYGQEPQVAFTMPILVGTDGVQKMSKSLGNYIGITEHPDEIYGKTMSISDALMPEYFHLATSLSSHEIKDILSNMKKQILHPRDAKMRLAREIVTLYHGEKAARDAELRFKKVFQKGEIPSEMGSFDCKAPSPVVDIMVRSGLVSSKSEARRLIQQGGVRINGETVGSTDLELTSKEEVVLQVGKRKFLKIIVC from the coding sequence ATGGGTTTATTAAGTGCAGCGGAACAGTATGAAATACTTGCTGAAAACACTGCTGAAATTATTACAGAAGAAGAATTTAAGAAAAAACTGGAAAGAAGTGTAACTGAAAAAAAGCCGCTTCGCTGCAAACTGGGTATTGATCCTTCTGCTCCCGATTTACACCTGGGCCATGCTGTAGTTCTTCATAAATTAAGGCAATTTCAGGAACTTGGCCATCACATAATTATTATCCTGGGGGATTTTACCGGAATGGTCGGTGATCCCACTGGAAGGTCGGAAACCCGCAAACAGCTGACTGAAGCCGAAGTTATGGCTAACGCCCGGACATACCAGGAACAGATCTTTCATATATTGGATAAGGATAAAACCGAACTTGTATTCAACAGCCAGTGGCTGGCTAAATTAACCTTTGCGGATGTAATCAGGCTTGCTTCATCTCTAACTGTGGCCAGAATGATGGAACGGGAAGACTTTACTAAACGTTACCAGGAGAATATTCCGATCAGCATACATGAATTTTTCTATCCATTGATGCAGGGTTATGATTCGATTGCAATCAGGGCTGATATTGAATTCGGAGCCACCGAACAAAAATTTAACCTCTTGATGGGACGGCAGCTGCAGCGGGATTACGGCCAGGAACCTCAGGTAGCCTTCACTATGCCCATATTGGTCGGGACAGATGGCGTTCAGAAGATGAGTAAGAGTCTGGGCAATTACATTGGGATAACAGAGCACCCCGATGAAATATACGGGAAAACCATGTCAATTTCTGATGCATTAATGCCAGAATATTTTCATCTGGCAACTTCGCTGAGTTCCCATGAAATTAAAGATATCCTTAGCAATATGAAAAAACAGATCCTGCATCCCCGGGATGCAAAAATGCGTCTGGCTCGTGAAATTGTAACGCTTTACCATGGTGAAAAAGCGGCTCGAGATGCGGAGCTGCGCTTCAAAAAAGTATTCCAGAAAGGTGAAATACCCAGCGAAATGGGTTCATTTGACTGCAAGGCGCCTTCGCCGGTTGTCGACATCATGGTCAGGTCAGGATTGGTATCAAGTAAAAGTGAAGCTCGTCGCCTGATTCAACAGGGTGGGGTCAGAATTAACGGTGAAACTGTAGGTTCAACGGATCTCGAGTTAACCAGCAAAGAAGAAGTGGTTCTGCAGGTTGGGAAGCGTAAATTCCTGAAGATTATCGTTTGCTGA
- a CDS encoding galactokinase (catalyzes the formation of alpha-D-galactose 1-phosphate from D-galactose in galactose metabolism), whose amino-acid sequence MMNRSHAGLRDLYEVSSPELDLITETALSVKGVVGTRMTGAGFGGCAVVLLAKSQIEDVTEQVSRKFAEFGWTEPGYYLTSAAAGIEVEKAAD is encoded by the coding sequence ATGATGAATCGTTCCCATGCCGGGCTGCGAGATCTTTATGAAGTCAGTTCTCCCGAACTGGATCTTATTACCGAAACGGCTCTTTCTGTCAAGGGTGTGGTCGGCACACGGATGACCGGCGCCGGATTTGGCGGATGCGCTGTAGTTTTACTGGCAAAAAGCCAAATCGAAGATGTTACCGAACAGGTCAGCCGCAAATTTGCCGAGTTCGGTTGGACGGAACCCGGTTACTATCTTACCTCGGCTGCTGCCGGAATTGAGGTGGAGAAAGCAGCTGACTGA
- a CDS encoding galactokinase family protein, whose translation MKYKITAPGRVNLIGEHTDYNGGFVLPMAIDLSLTMFGSKKEGRLIHVTADDCGENEVFSLDRIERKGVNPSWVDYIKGVCRVLEQNNYRLTGAELAFSGSIPIGAGLSSSAALELATASILSRLSGYNISLVKLAMMCQEAENDFVGVQCGIMDQFSVALSRKGHALFLDCQTLDYEYVPLELGEHVIMIIDSRVKRALA comes from the coding sequence ATGAAATATAAGATAACCGCACCGGGCAGGGTTAACCTGATAGGCGAACATACAGATTACAACGGCGGATTTGTTTTGCCTATGGCGATTGATCTATCCCTGACCATGTTCGGATCGAAAAAAGAAGGTCGTTTAATTCATGTAACTGCCGATGATTGCGGAGAAAATGAAGTATTTTCACTGGACAGGATCGAGCGGAAAGGAGTAAACCCCTCATGGGTTGATTATATCAAGGGTGTATGCCGGGTTCTGGAACAGAATAATTATCGTTTGACAGGGGCCGAGTTAGCTTTTAGCGGCTCTATACCCATCGGGGCAGGGCTCAGTTCCTCAGCGGCGCTTGAACTTGCCACAGCATCTATTCTGTCCAGGTTAAGCGGATATAATATCTCCTTGGTTAAGCTCGCCATGATGTGCCAGGAAGCGGAGAATGATTTTGTCGGTGTTCAGTGTGGCATTATGGATCAGTTTTCTGTTGCCCTAAGCCGAAAGGGGCATGCCCTTTTTTTGGATTGTCAAACTCTGGATTATGAGTATGTTCCCCTCGAACTTGGAGAACATGTGATCATGATTATCGACAGTCGGGTTAAGCGAGCCCTGGCG
- a CDS encoding MBL fold metallo-hydrolase, with translation MKLLMLIIKEYGDIVEFKAARTIMGKPVYFSYFYYIDGILIDTGPSHVAREVLKALKNLKLNKVIITHQHEDHTGNCALLHQELGVPIYAHPETIKVLNDPPPIQIYRKVMWGNLPRATARPLEKEFRTDKYLLNTVNTPGHSLDHTCFFEPDNRWLFCGDLYLGENLTGFMEGEDIVDHLKSLLKTINLKPDILFCGLKGYLENATERLIRKYHSWLEICYRVIGLYEQGKTRRYILNEVFGREILFYYFSQSNWGRRYMVDSIINNRDYFKSQKKESLSRL, from the coding sequence GTGAAGCTACTGATGCTGATTATTAAAGAATACGGCGATATTGTTGAATTCAAAGCTGCCAGAACCATAATGGGCAAACCAGTTTATTTCAGTTATTTTTATTACATCGACGGAATACTGATCGATACCGGACCGTCTCATGTAGCCCGGGAAGTCTTGAAAGCATTAAAAAACCTTAAATTAAACAAGGTAATCATTACTCACCAGCATGAAGATCATACCGGTAATTGTGCTTTACTCCATCAAGAGTTGGGTGTACCGATATATGCTCATCCTGAAACAATCAAGGTGCTTAATGATCCTCCACCTATTCAGATCTACAGGAAGGTTATGTGGGGCAATCTTCCACGCGCTACAGCCCGACCGCTGGAAAAAGAGTTCAGAACAGATAAATACCTGTTAAATACTGTCAATACTCCGGGACACTCTCTTGATCATACCTGCTTTTTTGAGCCCGATAATAGATGGCTTTTCTGCGGTGACCTCTATCTTGGTGAAAACCTGACCGGGTTTATGGAAGGCGAAGATATCGTTGACCACCTTAAAAGCCTGTTGAAAACTATCAACCTGAAACCGGATATTCTTTTCTGCGGCCTGAAGGGATATCTTGAAAATGCCACAGAAAGGCTCATCCGAAAATATCATTCTTGGCTCGAAATCTGCTACCGGGTTATCGGATTATATGAACAGGGCAAAACCAGAAGATATATATTGAATGAAGTTTTTGGCAGGGAAATACTTTTTTATTATTTTTCCCAATCCAATTGGGGGCGGCGTTACATGGTTGATTCAATCATAAATAACAGGGATTACTTTAAGTCCCAAAAAAAAGAATCGCTTTCGCGACTGTAA
- a CDS encoding S16 family serine protease, which translates to MNHYYKNKIRPVLKNSRLVQCILAIMVLFVLGLFIRIDYYIMRPSRAVELRPIITVENADPDDHGIFYLVTVNQQRATVTTALFAYFHPYMDLRPAERVIPTGMDEEEYRELLEEYMIESQMLAQVVALRRSGYQVEIVSDGVEVVGFLENAPAEDYLMIGDRILEVDGDEVFLASEVSLLVQNREAGEEVTLAISRNGTVFNITAPTGARPDDETIPQLGIYIRTLPWEPIIPLDIDMETGNIGGPSAGLMFVLEIINQIVPEDISAGKMIAGTGSIDLQERVGTIGGVVQKVVAAERAGAEYFILPRDNYEEAKTAARNIALIPVDNLDEVLEFLSSL; encoded by the coding sequence ATGAACCACTACTACAAAAATAAAATCAGACCTGTTTTGAAGAACAGCAGGCTTGTCCAATGCATACTGGCGATTATGGTCCTATTTGTTTTGGGATTATTTATCAGGATCGATTATTATATCATGAGGCCGAGCAGGGCAGTGGAACTTCGCCCCATAATCACCGTGGAGAATGCCGATCCCGATGACCATGGAATATTTTACCTGGTAACCGTTAACCAGCAGAGAGCAACTGTAACGACCGCTCTCTTTGCTTACTTCCATCCTTACATGGATTTAAGGCCGGCGGAAAGAGTAATCCCAACCGGGATGGATGAAGAAGAATACCGGGAACTGCTTGAAGAGTATATGATCGAGAGCCAGATGCTTGCCCAGGTTGTCGCCCTGCGCAGATCCGGCTACCAGGTTGAAATTGTCAGTGACGGTGTGGAAGTTGTCGGTTTTCTGGAAAATGCTCCTGCCGAAGATTATCTGATGATCGGAGATCGTATCCTTGAGGTTGACGGAGATGAGGTTTTCCTGGCCTCCGAAGTTTCACTGCTTGTCCAAAATAGAGAAGCGGGAGAAGAGGTTACCCTGGCGATCAGCCGTAACGGGACAGTCTTCAATATAACTGCGCCAACAGGAGCACGTCCTGATGATGAAACAATACCACAGTTGGGTATCTATATTCGTACTTTGCCATGGGAGCCAATTATCCCGCTGGATATTGATATGGAAACGGGCAATATTGGCGGCCCCTCAGCCGGCTTAATGTTTGTATTGGAGATTATCAACCAAATTGTACCTGAAGATATTTCTGCAGGAAAAATGATTGCCGGAACAGGATCTATAGATCTCCAGGAAAGGGTGGGGACGATAGGAGGGGTTGTTCAAAAAGTTGTCGCCGCGGAAAGAGCAGGCGCTGAATATTTCATATTACCCAGAGATAACTATGAAGAAGCTAAAACAGCGGCAAGAAATATTGCATTAATCCCGGTTGACAACCTGGACGAGGTATTGGAATTTTTGTCTTCCTTGTAA
- the coaD gene encoding pantetheine-phosphate adenylyltransferase, translated as MTRAIYPGSFDPVTKGHLDIIIRTSRIMDHLTVAVLDNPRKIATYEIEKRLEMLKMVTSHLPNVEVEYYKGLLIDYAKQKNINIIIKGLRAISDFEFEFQMALVNQKLDPSIETLFMMTNSKYSFLSSSIVKEIALLGGDISNLVPPEVHDIVKSKFNYTD; from the coding sequence TTGACCAGAGCAATTTATCCGGGAAGCTTCGATCCGGTAACAAAGGGGCATCTCGATATTATCATCAGAACCAGCAGAATTATGGACCATCTTACAGTAGCAGTCTTGGATAACCCGCGAAAAATAGCTACCTATGAGATTGAAAAGCGATTGGAAATGCTAAAAATGGTAACTTCACATTTACCTAATGTTGAAGTTGAATATTATAAAGGTTTGCTCATAGATTATGCCAAGCAGAAAAATATTAATATAATTATTAAAGGCCTGAGAGCAATATCTGATTTTGAATTTGAGTTTCAGATGGCTTTGGTTAATCAAAAACTGGATCCTTCAATTGAAACTCTTTTCATGATGACAAACAGTAAATACTCCTTTCTCAGTTCAAGTATTGTTAAGGAAATCGCCTTACTTGGCGGCGATATAAGCAACCTGGTTCCACCAGAGGTTCATGATATAGTTAAGTCGAAATTTAATTACACAGATTAA
- the rpmB gene encoding 50S ribosomal protein L28: MAKICVVCNKSKTTGHKVSHSNIKTKRRWRPNMQRIKIMLNGSPKRVNVCTRCIKGGKIERAI, from the coding sequence ATGGCGAAAATATGCGTGGTTTGCAATAAAAGCAAAACAACCGGACACAAGGTCAGCCACTCGAATATTAAAACTAAAAGAAGATGGCGTCCAAACATGCAAAGAATTAAAATTATGTTAAATGGTTCTCCAAAACGGGTGAACGTCTGCACCCGCTGCATAAAAGGCGGAAAAATCGAGAGAGCAATCTAA
- a CDS encoding acyl-CoA dehydrogenase family protein has protein sequence MSELIKGGAFLLGPVDENTVFTPEDFDDFHMMIKKTSYDFMKNQVEPKIDELEVMAEGVMLGLLRQAGELGLIGSDIPEEFGGEEADKITTMIITENASICGGSFATAFGAHTGIGTLPIVYFGNEEQKKKYLPGLATGEKIAAYALTEPEAGSDALNIKTKAVLSDDGKHYILNGAKQYITNASWADVIVTYAKIDGERFTAFIVDADTEGVSIDPEEKKMGIKGSSTCSVIFENARVPVENMLWEEGKGHQVAFNILNIGRFKLGAGCVGGAKRVIEFATEYALQRVQFKQPIAQFNIIKNKIANMAILEYLMESLVYRIGGLIDEKLEEVKSGGAAMSDIVQAIHEYAIECSISKVFCSEGMDYIADEGVQIFGGYGYGQEYPAERSYRDSRINRIFEGTNEINRMLIPGTLLRKAMKGEVPFMEAVMGLGGELAKLKEAQIPESSPEREEFYLDNMKKLFLLAAGNAAREFGENLTNEQEILCRLADMAMEIFAAESGLLRAKKMMAKGESEESRLAMSMTRCFINDMVPKMDTWAKEIIAGTLTDEAAGKAYSGARLLTRFEPINTYTLKREIADAVYDHKKYFLDRL, from the coding sequence ATGAGCGAGTTAATTAAAGGCGGAGCGTTCTTACTGGGTCCGGTAGATGAAAACACTGTTTTTACACCCGAAGATTTTGATGATTTTCACATGATGATTAAAAAGACCAGCTATGATTTTATGAAGAACCAAGTTGAACCGAAAATTGATGAACTTGAAGTAATGGCCGAGGGTGTAATGCTTGGATTACTGCGCCAGGCAGGTGAATTAGGCTTGATTGGCAGTGATATACCGGAGGAATTTGGTGGTGAAGAAGCCGATAAAATAACCACGATGATAATAACCGAAAATGCTTCAATCTGCGGTGGTTCATTCGCAACAGCTTTTGGAGCCCATACCGGTATAGGAACCCTTCCGATCGTTTACTTTGGAAATGAAGAGCAGAAGAAAAAATACCTTCCCGGATTGGCTACCGGTGAAAAAATTGCAGCATACGCACTAACCGAGCCGGAAGCAGGTTCCGATGCTTTGAATATCAAGACCAAAGCTGTTTTGTCCGATGATGGTAAACACTATATATTAAATGGTGCAAAGCAGTATATAACAAATGCATCCTGGGCGGATGTAATAGTGACATATGCCAAGATTGACGGAGAAAGATTTACGGCTTTTATAGTTGATGCTGACACCGAAGGAGTCTCCATTGATCCAGAAGAGAAAAAAATGGGGATAAAGGGATCTTCAACATGCAGTGTTATTTTTGAAAATGCCAGGGTGCCGGTAGAAAATATGCTATGGGAAGAAGGAAAGGGGCACCAGGTAGCTTTCAATATCCTCAATATCGGTCGGTTTAAGCTGGGCGCCGGCTGTGTCGGCGGTGCAAAAAGGGTGATTGAGTTCGCAACAGAATATGCTCTGCAGAGAGTGCAGTTTAAACAGCCAATCGCCCAATTCAACATTATTAAAAATAAAATTGCCAATATGGCAATCCTGGAATATCTGATGGAGAGCCTGGTCTACCGTATAGGTGGTCTGATTGATGAAAAGCTTGAAGAAGTAAAGTCGGGTGGAGCGGCTATGTCCGATATAGTTCAGGCAATCCATGAATACGCAATCGAATGCTCAATATCAAAGGTCTTTTGCTCCGAAGGCATGGATTATATTGCTGATGAAGGTGTGCAGATTTTCGGAGGTTACGGATACGGACAGGAATACCCGGCAGAGCGCTCATATCGTGATAGCCGGATCAACCGTATATTTGAAGGGACCAACGAGATAAACCGGATGCTAATTCCAGGCACCTTGCTGCGTAAAGCTATGAAAGGTGAAGTACCCTTCATGGAAGCGGTAATGGGGTTGGGTGGTGAGCTTGCCAAACTGAAAGAAGCCCAAATACCCGAAAGCAGTCCGGAAAGAGAAGAGTTCTATCTGGATAATATGAAAAAGCTATTCCTGTTGGCTGCAGGTAACGCTGCCAGGGAATTTGGCGAGAACCTGACCAACGAACAGGAAATTCTCTGTCGGTTGGCCGATATGGCCATGGAAATTTTCGCAGCTGAAAGCGGTCTGCTCAGGGCGAAGAAGATGATGGCTAAAGGTGAGAGTGAAGAATCCAGGCTGGCAATGTCTATGACCCGCTGTTTTATCAATGACATGGTTCCAAAGATGGATACATGGGCTAAAGAAATAATTGCGGGGACCCTGACAGATGAGGCTGCCGGAAAGGCTTATTCCGGAGCCCGTCTGCTGACCAGATTTGAACCGATTAATACATATACCCTGAAGCGTGAAATTGCCGATGCAGTATATGATCATAAAAAATATTTCCTTGACCGGCTCTAA
- a CDS encoding DUF401 family protein — translation MPWYIALTGSIIIIILGIYKKLNIGLTMLIGAVSLGLLSSLTAEDFFRVFINGLWNDITIMLVISILLLGVLGHILKETGTLEEIINNLHSLVADIRVIAVAMPALIGMLTVPGGAVLSAPLCVEAGTQLKMPAERQAVINIWFRHVFYFILPIFPSLILASQLSEINIGRYVLHNLPLTTVGVVFGFFFLFRNYSTGTRGLSISWEKTWQLIRSIMPLLFVMVLVVFFNIYFPLALTAGIILALANYLPSQKRFNVFLSRVKTMIIPGIKIPVAFVIIGIMVYKEMLESTAVIIDLTNLVLDKGVPVIILLTFIPFLVGMLTGDNSASVAILFPMFMPLIPTGAAAYAAYLAYLYASSTSGHIVSPAHPCFSLTKEYCKGDIKKIVLLTLPLLAVVMLTGFLITLLFGFH, via the coding sequence ATGCCCTGGTATATTGCTCTAACCGGTTCAATCATTATAATTATTCTGGGAATCTACAAGAAATTAAATATCGGGTTAACCATGTTAATCGGGGCTGTATCACTTGGCCTGCTATCCTCTCTCACTGCTGAGGATTTCTTTAGAGTATTTATTAACGGCTTGTGGAATGATATCACTATAATGCTGGTAATCAGCATCCTGCTACTGGGTGTCTTGGGACATATCCTGAAAGAAACCGGCACGCTTGAAGAAATCATCAATAATTTGCATTCTCTCGTTGCTGATATAAGGGTAATTGCCGTAGCCATGCCGGCCCTGATCGGTATGCTCACCGTTCCCGGCGGGGCAGTGCTGTCTGCTCCATTATGCGTCGAAGCGGGCACCCAGTTAAAGATGCCTGCAGAGCGACAGGCAGTGATCAATATCTGGTTCAGACATGTCTTTTATTTCATACTCCCCATTTTCCCCAGCTTAATCCTTGCCTCCCAGCTTTCAGAGATAAACATAGGCCGATATGTGCTGCATAACCTTCCTTTAACTACCGTTGGAGTAGTTTTTGGCTTCTTTTTTCTATTCAGGAATTATTCAACCGGAACCAGGGGTCTCTCGATATCATGGGAAAAAACGTGGCAGCTTATCAGGAGTATTATGCCTCTTCTTTTTGTCATGGTGCTGGTAGTTTTCTTTAATATATATTTTCCACTGGCTTTAACCGCCGGTATAATTCTGGCTCTGGCAAATTATCTGCCATCCCAAAAACGCTTTAATGTATTCTTATCCCGGGTTAAGACCATGATCATACCGGGCATAAAAATTCCGGTGGCTTTTGTGATCATTGGAATCATGGTCTACAAGGAAATGCTTGAAAGTACCGCAGTTATTATCGATCTGACAAACCTGGTTCTCGATAAAGGAGTGCCGGTTATAATATTGCTCACCTTCATACCTTTTCTGGTTGGCATGCTGACCGGAGACAATTCGGCCAGCGTGGCTATCCTCTTCCCCATGTTTATGCCGCTCATTCCAACCGGCGCAGCCGCCTATGCAGCATACCTGGCCTACCTATATGCCAGCTCAACTTCGGGACATATCGTGTCACCTGCTCATCCCTGTTTTTCATTAACCAAGGAGTATTGCAAGGGCGATATCAAGAAAATAGTTTTACTTACCCTTCCACTGCTGGCAGTGGTTATGTTAACCGGCTTTCTGATAACGCTTCTATTCGGCTTTCACTGA
- a CDS encoding AMP-binding protein: MLINNSELTNHEPVIISSSDEGLIFEPLLDKIRKVAGGTNTITFVGSAAGNSDKESVTIGWGELHRNALAMAAILQNKGIQAGDHIALLGPTTRNLVTAIQAVWLAGGSVSMLPIPMRFSSVEEFANQTRALMLHGDISLLLLDPDLAAFHEVKPGDPPVLLLDELLPGEGRPNAEDYREVPCDPERLAVLQFTSGSTSNPKGVMLPYRVLEANTTGMIASAEVVPDDIFVSWLPLYHDMGLIGLLTVPMTVGCSLVLASPQDFLSRPADWMRWMHNFKGTVTSGPNFSWVLAARAFKRMTDTGEMLDLSGIRLALNGAEPVDPDVVETLIETSAPHGFRAEAVFCAFGMAELSLGGTFPPPLRGMATDAVDRKALEEEKIARPADPKDEKTRRFPLLGSPIPGLEMRICSLETGELRGLREVGELQIRGTSVMTGYYNQPDLNETLFTDGWLRTGDLAYFVEGPGGAEPELVICGRIKDVIIISGRNIFPEDIERAVGSVEGVRAGNVIAFGVEGSKRKETIVVVAEIRADDHAAVRRAIREQVVGVVGFPPRDIMLVQPGTLPKTSSGKLQRNLCRQQYLNKELKTVE; encoded by the coding sequence ATGCTGATAAATAATTCCGAATTAACAAACCATGAGCCGGTGATCATAAGCAGTTCAGACGAAGGATTGATTTTTGAACCACTTCTGGATAAAATCCGCAAAGTGGCCGGGGGAACTAATACCATAACATTTGTCGGTTCAGCTGCAGGTAATTCTGATAAAGAATCGGTAACGATAGGCTGGGGAGAACTGCACAGGAATGCCCTGGCAATGGCGGCAATTCTTCAAAATAAAGGAATACAGGCCGGCGATCACATTGCCCTTCTCGGTCCGACAACCAGGAACCTGGTTACCGCTATCCAGGCAGTATGGCTGGCCGGAGGCAGCGTCAGCATGCTGCCCATCCCGATGCGGTTTAGTTCAGTTGAAGAATTTGCCAACCAGACCAGGGCTTTAATGCTCCATGGAGATATAAGCCTTTTACTGCTTGATCCCGATCTTGCAGCATTTCATGAAGTTAAACCCGGCGATCCACCAGTTTTACTCTTGGATGAACTCCTGCCCGGTGAAGGGCGGCCAAATGCTGAAGATTACAGAGAAGTTCCTTGTGATCCGGAAAGATTAGCTGTATTGCAGTTTACATCAGGTTCTACTTCCAATCCCAAGGGAGTAATGCTGCCCTACAGGGTTCTCGAAGCCAATACAACAGGGATGATTGCATCTGCAGAAGTGGTTCCCGATGATATATTTGTATCATGGCTCCCCCTTTATCATGATATGGGTTTGATCGGCCTGCTAACAGTTCCCATGACGGTTGGATGTTCCCTGGTACTGGCCTCCCCCCAGGATTTTCTGAGCAGACCGGCTGACTGGATGCGCTGGATGCATAACTTTAAAGGAACGGTTACTTCAGGTCCGAATTTCTCCTGGGTTCTGGCAGCACGCGCTTTCAAACGGATGACAGATACGGGAGAAATGCTTGATCTTTCGGGTATCCGACTAGCCCTGAACGGTGCCGAGCCTGTCGATCCCGATGTGGTTGAGACTTTAATCGAAACGTCGGCACCGCATGGATTCCGGGCTGAAGCAGTTTTCTGTGCATTTGGAATGGCGGAGTTATCACTGGGTGGTACTTTTCCGCCACCCCTGAGGGGAATGGCTACCGATGCGGTTGATCGTAAAGCTCTGGAAGAGGAAAAAATAGCCAGGCCCGCTGATCCAAAAGATGAAAAAACCCGGCGATTTCCCTTATTGGGTAGTCCCATTCCCGGTCTGGAAATGCGCATATGCAGTCTCGAAACAGGCGAGCTGCGGGGGTTAAGAGAAGTTGGTGAACTTCAGATCAGGGGCACTTCGGTTATGACCGGTTACTACAATCAGCCTGATTTAAATGAAACCCTGTTCACAGATGGATGGCTGCGTACCGGTGATCTGGCATATTTTGTAGAAGGACCAGGTGGTGCTGAGCCGGAATTAGTCATCTGCGGCAGGATTAAAGATGTGATTATAATTTCTGGCAGGAATATTTTCCCTGAAGATATCGAGCGGGCTGTTGGTAGTGTGGAAGGTGTCAGGGCTGGTAATGTCATTGCCTTTGGTGTTGAGGGCAGTAAAAGAAAAGAGACAATTGTCGTTGTTGCTGAAATTAGAGCCGATGACCATGCAGCTGTCAGAAGGGCTATTCGAGAACAGGTCGTAGGGGTGGTCGGTTTTCCACCGCGTGATATCATGCTTGTTCAGCCTGGAACACTGCCGAAAACAAGCTCCGGAAAACTGCAGCGCAATCTTTGCCGCCAACAGTACCTGAACAAGGAATTAAAAACGGTTGAATAA
- a CDS encoding GNAT family N-acetyltransferase, which translates to MSNNPEIKVVQNRSDRRCFIELPWMIYQNDPNWIPPLLFDMHNTMNPAKNALLRLGPSRFFLALQDGKPVGRLGVGIDCRLNEAKKENLSYFTLFESIDSYPVAETLFDAGVSWLREQGADLVTGPQSPSNGDDYRGLLIEGFDKPPVLLNSYNPPYFVRLIEKYGFAKQFDRYAYYYDIDGEPQERLKRGVEIVQKRYGFKVRKLDLKNLDREMVVIKDVIDLSMPDWPDMIPPSDEEIEAEAIKLKQFAIPDLVLFIENSEGECLGFSVTLPDYNEVLARLNGRLFPIGFIKYLWYKRKIKGVRMFVLFVTPQGRRRGVSAALYYHTMQNARKLGFRYGEGSTIHEFNKRMNLDASKAGGELYKKYRIYQLKL; encoded by the coding sequence TTGAGCAATAACCCGGAAATTAAGGTTGTCCAAAACCGGTCTGACAGGAGGTGTTTCATCGAGCTTCCCTGGATGATCTACCAGAATGATCCTAACTGGATACCCCCACTGCTGTTTGATATGCACAATACCATGAACCCGGCTAAAAATGCTTTGCTTCGCCTGGGACCCAGCCGTTTTTTTCTCGCCCTGCAAGATGGGAAACCGGTTGGTCGGCTTGGAGTAGGCATTGATTGCCGGTTAAATGAAGCAAAGAAAGAAAATCTAAGCTACTTTACCCTATTTGAATCAATCGATTCTTACCCGGTTGCAGAGACGCTATTTGATGCAGGTGTCAGTTGGCTTCGGGAACAGGGCGCTGATTTGGTTACCGGGCCTCAGTCGCCAAGCAATGGCGACGATTACCGCGGTCTGCTTATCGAAGGTTTTGATAAGCCGCCGGTTTTATTGAACTCATATAATCCTCCATATTTTGTCCGGTTGATCGAAAAGTATGGATTTGCCAAGCAGTTTGACCGTTATGCTTACTACTATGATATTGACGGCGAACCCCAGGAGAGGTTAAAGCGGGGTGTCGAGATTGTTCAGAAGAGATATGGTTTTAAAGTCCGCAAACTTGATCTGAAAAACCTTGATCGCGAGATGGTAGTAATCAAGGATGTAATCGATCTATCCATGCCCGACTGGCCGGATATGATCCCGCCCAGTGATGAAGAAATTGAAGCTGAAGCAATTAAACTAAAACAGTTTGCCATTCCCGATCTGGTTCTTTTCATTGAAAACAGTGAAGGTGAATGCCTCGGATTTTCTGTAACCCTTCCTGATTATAACGAAGTGTTGGCCCGTTTGAATGGACGGCTTTTCCCTATAGGGTTTATAAAATACTTATGGTATAAACGGAAGATAAAAGGAGTTCGAATGTTTGTCCTTTTTGTCACTCCCCAAGGGCGCCGACGGGGTGTTTCAGCTGCTTTGTACTACCACACTATGCAGAATGCCCGCAAGCTTGGGTTCAGGTATGGTGAAGGGTCTACAATCCATGAATTTAACAAGAGGATGAATTTGGATGCATCAAAGGCCGGTGGAGAGCTATATAAAAAATACCGGATATATCAACTTAAATTATGA